From the genome of Streptomyces sp. NBC_01304:
AAGGGGTAGTCGGGACTTCGGTGGCCGGGCCGGGCACGCCGAGCGGCTCGACGGGGCGCAGCGCGTGCGAGGCTTCCGCGATCGTCGCGTCGAGGATGTCGTCGAGACTCCGGCGCGGCACCCACCCCGTGAGCTCGCGCAGCCGCGTCGTGTCCGGGAGCCGGCGTTCCATGTCCTCGAAGCCGGTCCCGTAGACCTGGTCGTACGGCACGAGCACGACCGGCGACCGGCTGCCCGCCCGCGCCACCACGCGGGCGGCGAGTTCGGCGATCGAAGTCTCCTCGGCGGTGCCGACGTTGAAGATCTGGCCGTTGGCCGCCGGGTGGGCGAGGAGGCGCAGGAGCGCGTCCACGACGTCGGCGACGTGTGCGAAGCAGCGGCGCTGCTTGCCGTCGCCGTGCACGGTGAGCGGTTCGCCTGCGACGGCCTGGCGGACCAGGCGCGGGATGACCATGCCGTAGGCGGGGCTCTGCCGGGGGCCGACCGTGTTGAAGAGGCGTACGACCGTCACCGGGAGCCCCAGTTCCCGGTGGTGCGCGAGGGCGAGGATCTCGTCGACCGCCTTGGCCGTGGAGTACGACCAGCGGGCCACGCTGGTCGCGCCGAGGACGCGGTCGGAGGTCTCGGTGAGCGGTCCGGTGTTCTTGCCGTAGATCTCCGAGGTGGAGGCGAGCAGCAGGCGGCGGCCGTGGCGGTGGGCGGACGCGATGACGTGTTCGGTGCCGCGGACGTTCGTGGTGAAGGACTTGAGCGGCTGCTCGACGATGAGCCTTACCCCGACGGCCGCCGCCAGATGGACCACCGCGTCGACGCGGCCCATCAGTTCGTCCACGAGGCGGTCGTCGAGGACCGAGCCGCGCACGAAGCGCAGCCGCGGGTGCGCCCAGACGGCCGCGAGGTTCGCCTTGTCGCCGGTGGAGAGGTCGTCGAGCACGACGACGGTGTGGCCCTGGGCGAGCAGCGCCTCGGTGAGGTGCGAGCCGATGAATCCGGCACCGCCGGTGACCAGGTACGTATCCATGAGCTGCCCGTTCTCTCGCTGCTGTTGCGGTGCTGCGGTTGCGGTATCGGGGTGATGCGGATAGGGCGCACCAGGCTCGAGCCACCAATAAGCTAGTTCGCTATGTCCCAATATGTGGCGAATAACACGATTCACTTCGTCGGATCGCCGCGAATTGAGGACAGCGCATGGAAACAGCAGGTGCCGTACGCACTGTGGTGGTCGTCGGCCTCGGATACGTCGGGCTGCCGCTCGCCGTGCGCGCCGTGGAGGCCGGGTTCGCGGTCGTCGGGCTCGACATCGACGAACAGCGGGTCAAGCGGCTGACCGCCGGGGACTCGTACGTCGAGGACATCACCGCCGACCGGCTGCTCGCCGCGCTGGACACCGGCCGGCTCGGGTTCACCGTGGACGCCGTGGACGCCGCCGGGTTCGACGTCTGCGTGATCACCGTGCCGACCCCGCTGCGCGACGGGGCCCCGGACCTCTCGTACATCGAGAGCGCCGGCACCTCGATCGCCCCGCTGCTTCGCCCCGGCGCCACGGTCGTCCTGGAGTCGACCAGCTATCCCGGCACCACCCAGGACGTCCTGCTGCCGCTCCTGGAGCGGGGCAGCGGGCTGCGCGCCGGGGCCGACTTCCACGTCGGCTACAGCCCGGAGCGCATCGACCCGGGCAATCCGCGCTGGCAGCTGGAGAACACCCCGAAGGTCGTCTCCGGCATCGACGACGACTCGCTCGAAGCGGTCGAGGCGTTCTACGACCGGATCGTGCAGCGCACCGTGCCGGTCTCCTCGCCGCGCACCGCGGAGCTGACCAAGCTCCTGGAGAACACCTTCCGGCAGGTCAACATCGCCCTCGTCAACGAGCTCGCGATGTGCGCGCGGCCGCTCGGCGTCGACATCTGGGAGGCGGTCGAGGCGGCGGCGACGAAGCCGTTCGGCTTCATGCCCTTCTATCCGGGCCCCGGCGTCGGCGGGCACTGTCTGCCCGTCGACCCCTCCTATCTGTCCTGGCAGGTACGCCGGCAGCTGCAGCACGACGTGCGGTTCGTGTCGCTGGCCCAGGAGATCAACGAGCACATGCCGGAGCACGTCGTACGCCGCGTCGAGGCGGGCCTTCGCCGGCCGCTGGACGGGGCGCGGGTGCTCGTCCTCGGGCTCGCGTACAAGAAGAACACCGGGGACGTACGCGAATCCCCCGCCGTCGCCGTCTGCGAGGTGCTGCGCGAGCGCGGCGCCCGGGTGCGCGCCGTCGAGCCGTACGCCGACCCGCGCGAGCTGCCGGCCGAGGTGCTCTGCGTCGAGCTGACGGCGGCGGAGCTGCGCGAGGCCGACGCGGTGGTGCTCACGACGGACCACGACGTCTTCGACTACGAGCTCGTCGCGCGCGAGGCGCCGTACGTGCTCGACACGCGCAACCGGTGCGGCGGGGGCGTCGACCGGCTCTGAGCAGCTGCCACATTCCTGCCGAACCCGGCAATCCACCCACCTTCACCGAAGGAGCGGCCATGATCCCCAACCGACTGCTGGAGCACTACGAGGACAAGTACGCCGCCGAGGAGGTCGCCCCCGCGCCGCCCGCGTACCCCCTCGACGTCCGCCGGCCCCGCCACCGTGCGGGCAACGCGGTCGCCAACCTCGCCCGGCTGCTGCCGCCCGGCGCCGACGTCCTGGAGCTCGCCGCGGGCAACGGGCAGATCGGGGAGAGCCTCAGGGCCGGCGGCGTACCGTTCGGCAGCTACACGCTGAGCGAGATCTCCCCGCCCCGCCTCGCCGGACTGCGCCGCGCCTTCACCGACCCGCGCTTCGAGGTCGCGTACGCGGACGCGGAGCGCCCCTCCGAGAAGCTGAGCGGCAAGTACGACGCCGTGGTGATGCTCGCCCTGATCGAGCACCTCATCGACCCGATGGGCGCGATGCGGGACATCGCCTCGCTGCTCAAGCCGGGCGGGTTCGTGTACGTAGACACCCCGAACATCGCCAAGTGGACGCGGCGGCTGCGGCTGGCCGGGGGCCGCTTCCCCTCGACGGCCTCGGTCGACGAGGGCCTGACGCGCGGCGACGGGGTGCCCGCCGACCTGCACGACGAGGGGCATCTGCACTACTTCACGTACCGGTCGCTCTCGCTGATGCTGACCGAGCGCTGCGGGTACGCGTCCACCGAGTTCCACCCCTACTACGAGGCGCCGCGCTACTTCGGCGACCGGCTCGGCACGGCCCTGTCCAGGTGGCGGCCCGGCTTCTTCGCCGAGATCAGCATGGTTGCCAGGGTCAAGGACGCCTGACTGAGGCCAGCCTCAGCGACACAGATCACCGCGCCCCCGGCTACATTGCGGAGCCGGTAGTGGGTAGTCTCAGACGGACTGCATAAGTTACCGCTTAGTAATCCCGCTGGAAGCCCCACCTCGCAGGCCCGAGGAGCCCCCAATGCAACTCGCCGCGATCATCGTCTCGATGGTCCTGATCGTGGTCGGCGTCGCGCTGTTCGCCCGAGCCATCGCGCAGATCTACCGCTTCGTGCGGCTCGGACAGAACGTCCCCGCGGGGACGCGCACCGACGAACCCGTACAGCGCACTGTCACCGTGGCCAGGGAGTTCCTGGGCCACACCAGGATGAACCGCTGGGGCATCGTCGGTGTGGCGCACTGGTTCGTGGCCGTGGGCTTCTTCTCGCTGCTCCTGACGATCGTCAACGCCACCGGCCAGCTCTTCAAGGCCGACTGGGAACTGCCGATCATCGGCAGCTGGGCGCCGTACAACATGTTCGTCGAGTTCATCGGCACGATGACGGTGCTCGGCATCCTGACCCTGATCGTCATCCGGCAGCTGAACCGGCCCGGCGGCGCGGGCCGCAAGTCCCGCTTCGCCGGCTCCAACACCGGCCAGGCGTACTTCGTCGAGACGGTCATCCTGATCGTCGGCGTCTGCATCTTCACGCTGCACGCCCTTGAAGGCGCCCTGCACCACGTGGACGGCTACGAGGCCTCGTTCTTCATCTCGTACCCGTTCGTCTCGTGGTTCTCGGGCATGGACCTGTCCACGCTCCAGAACCTCGTCTACTTCTTCGCCGGGCTGAAGATCGCGACCTCCTTCATCTGGATGATCACGGTCGCGCTGAAGACCGACATGGGTGTCGCCTGGCACCGCTTCCTCGCCTTCCCGAACATCTGGTTCAAGCGGAACGCGGACGGCGGGACCTCGCTGGGCGCGCTGCTTCCGATGACGTCCGGCGGCAAGGAGATCGACTTCGAGGACCCGGGCGAAGACGACGTCTTCGGCGTCTCCCAGGTCGAGCAGTTCTCCTGGAAGGGCATCCTCGACTTCTCCACCTGCACCGAGTGCGGGCGTTGCCAGTCGCAGTGCCCCGCCTGGAACACCGGAAAGCCGCTCTCCCCCAAGCTGCTGATCATGTCCCTTCGGGACCACGCGCACGCCAAGGCGCCGTACCTGCTCGCGGGTGGCGGCAAGTCCATGGAGGGCGAGGAGAAGGCGAGCGCCGAGCAGCTGGCCGACGTACCGGCCGCCGCTCTCGCGGAAGCCGAGCGCCCGTTGATCGGCACCCTCGAAGAGAACGGCGTCATCGACCCGGACGTCCTGTGGTCCTGCACCACCTGCGGCGCCTGTGTCGAGCAGTGCCCGGTCGACATCGAGCACGTCGACCACATCGTCGACATGCGCCGCTACCAGGTGATGATCGAGTCCAGCTTCCCCAGCGAGGCCGGCACGATGCTCAAGAACCTGGAGAAGAAGGGCAACCCCTGGGGGCTCGCCAAGAAGCAGCGCCTGGAGTGGACGAAGGAAGTCGACTTCGAGATCCCGGTCGTCGGCAAGGACATCGAAGACCTCACCGAGGTCGAGTACCTCTACTGGGTCGGCTGCGCGGGCGCCCTGGAGGACCGGGCCAAGAAGACCACCAAGGCCTTCGCGGAGCTCCTGCACATGGCGGGCGTCAAGTTCGCGATCATGGGCGGCGACGAGAAGTGCACCGGTGACTCGGCACGGCGCCTCGGCAACGAGCCGCTGTTCCAGGAGCTCGGCATGGAGAACGTCGCCACGCTGAACGCGGCGTTCGGTGAGGACGACGAGGACGAGGCGACCAAGAAGCCCAAGTCCGCGAAGAAGATCGTCGCGACCTGCCCGCACTGCCTCAACACCCTCGGCAACGAGTACCCGCAGCTCGGCGGCGACTACGAGGTCATCCACCACACCCAGCTGCTCCAGCACCTCATCGACGAGGGCAAGCTGATCCCGGTCACCCCGGTCGAGGGTCTGATCACCTACCACGACCCCTGCTACCTGGGCCGTCACAACAAGATCTACACGCCCCCGCGCCAGATCATGGACGCCGTCCCGGGCCTGCGTCAGCAGGAGATGCACCGCCACAAGGAGCGCGGCTTCTGCTGTGGCGCCGGTGGCGCCAGGATGTGGATGGAGGAGCGGATCGGCAAGCGCATCAACACCGAGCGCGTGGACGAGGCGCTGTCCCTCAACCCGGACATCGTGTCGACCGCCTGCCCGTTCTGTCTGGTGATGCTGACGGACTCGGTCAACGGCAAGAAGAACGACGGGGCCGCGAAGGAGTCGCTGCAGGTCGTCGACGTGGCGCAGCTGCTGCTCGACTCCGTGAAGACTCCGGTGGACCCGGCGGGTTCGGAGGAGTCCGAGGACGCTCCGGAGCCGGAGCCGGTGAAGTAGGGCTTCTCGGTCGTACGCAGCCGACTTCGGCCGTACGCAGCCGACAACGGCCGGTGTCACGGGTGACCGTGGCACCGGCCGTCGCGCATGCGCCATACGCGGGTAGCGGCGGCGCGGCTCGTCCGCCGGGGCCCGGGCGGACCCTAGACAGGGCCCATGCACCAGCCGAACTTCCTGCGGCGCTGGGCCGCACCGGTCCTGATCGCCCTCGTCCTGACGGGCTTCCACAGCGTCACGCAAGGCGGTGGGGGCTTCTCCAACGACAGCTACCGCTACACCCGCGCCAGTCTGCAGCTGCTCGGCATGGAACGGGCCGAGGCGCAGCTCGCGGCCCGTGACGCGTACTGCGACGCCCAGCCCGCGCCGAACCGCGCGGCCTGTCTCAAGGCCAACCCGCACGGCCTGCTCCCCGACCACCCCCGCTACGAGCGCATCTTCGACACCCGGCCCGGATACCCGCTCCTGGCCGCCCCGTTCATCGCCGCGTTCGGCGTGCTCAAGGGGCTGTGGCTGCTGTCGCTCGCGCTGACGACGACGCTCGGGGTGCTGGTGTACCGGCTGCTGCGGATCGCGGGCACACCCCGGTACGCGGCCCTGGCCGGGCAGGTCGTGGCCCTGATGGGAGGGCTCGGCTACTGGGGGGCCCGGCACCTCGCCGACACCCTGGTCGCCCCGTGCGTCGTGGCTTGTGCGATCGGCGCGGTCCACGTCCTGGAGGGGCGGCGCAGGGCCGGCTGGACCTGGCTGGTGGCGGGGCTCGCGGCGGTCGGGCTCGCCAAGTACTCGACGGCGATGCTGCTCACCGTGTGCCTGGCCGCGGTGGCGGGGGCGTACGCATGGCGCGTACGGCATCAAGTCACCCTGTACCGGCGGGCATTGGCACTGCTCGGCGGGTCCGCGGGGGCGGCCCTCGTGGTCAACGTGACGACGGCGGCGCTCGGTCTGCCGGGGCTGAGCGAGTCCATGCAGGACACGCTGACCCGGTACTTCACCCGGCCCGACGTGCCGGATCCGGTGCGCGGGATGCTGGCGCTGGAGGCCGGGTACTGGCCGTCCTGGCTGCACCTGAACGCCGGGTTCGCCGTGCTGCTCGCGGTGTGCTGCTTCGCGCTGTGGCGCGGGCGGCCGGTGCTCGCGGTGCCGGGGATCGCCGTGGGGCTCACCGGGATCGGCACGGCCGTCGCGCATCCGCTGCTCGAAGAGCTCGACCGGCTGTGGGTGCTCGCGTGGCTGCCCGTCGCGCTCGGGGTGCCGCTGCTCGTCGAGACGGTGCGCGGGTGGGGCGTCGCGGTGGTGCCGCCGGCCCGGCGCGGCGAGCGGGAATCCGGCCAAGTGGCAGCCCAGAGCGCCGAGTTGGGGCAGCCGTGACCGAGACCTCGCTGTCCCGCCTCCCCCGCCAGTCGGTCCGCGCACCCCGCCGCAGCGCACCGCGCCTCACCGCGCCCCGCGCCCTGCGCCGTGCGGCGCCCGCCCTCGTCTGCTATCTGGCGGTACGGCTCATCGGGCTGCTCTGCGTGGTGACTTGGGCCCTTTCGGCGGGCCGACATCCGCGCACCGTCCTCGGTCAGTCCTGGGACTCGCTGTACTACCTGCACATCGCGCAACACGGCTACCGCACCTGGTTCGTCACGCCCGACGGCCTGACGTACAGCGATCTCGCCTTCTTCCCCCTCTACCCGGGCTGCGTACGGGCCGTCACCGAGCTGCTGCCGCTCGGTCCGGTGGACGCGGCGCTCCTGGTT
Proteins encoded in this window:
- a CDS encoding NAD-dependent epimerase/dehydratase family protein; amino-acid sequence: MDTYLVTGGAGFIGSHLTEALLAQGHTVVVLDDLSTGDKANLAAVWAHPRLRFVRGSVLDDRLVDELMGRVDAVVHLAAAVGVRLIVEQPLKSFTTNVRGTEHVIASAHRHGRRLLLASTSEIYGKNTGPLTETSDRVLGATSVARWSYSTAKAVDEILALAHHRELGLPVTVVRLFNTVGPRQSPAYGMVIPRLVRQAVAGEPLTVHGDGKQRRCFAHVADVVDALLRLLAHPAANGQIFNVGTAEETSIAELAARVVARAGSRSPVVLVPYDQVYGTGFEDMERRLPDTTRLRELTGWVPRRSLDDILDATIAEASHALRPVEPLGVPGPATEVPTTPSRLLG
- a CDS encoding nucleotide sugar dehydrogenase, whose protein sequence is METAGAVRTVVVVGLGYVGLPLAVRAVEAGFAVVGLDIDEQRVKRLTAGDSYVEDITADRLLAALDTGRLGFTVDAVDAAGFDVCVITVPTPLRDGAPDLSYIESAGTSIAPLLRPGATVVLESTSYPGTTQDVLLPLLERGSGLRAGADFHVGYSPERIDPGNPRWQLENTPKVVSGIDDDSLEAVEAFYDRIVQRTVPVSSPRTAELTKLLENTFRQVNIALVNELAMCARPLGVDIWEAVEAAATKPFGFMPFYPGPGVGGHCLPVDPSYLSWQVRRQLQHDVRFVSLAQEINEHMPEHVVRRVEAGLRRPLDGARVLVLGLAYKKNTGDVRESPAVAVCEVLRERGARVRAVEPYADPRELPAEVLCVELTAAELREADAVVLTTDHDVFDYELVAREAPYVLDTRNRCGGGVDRL
- a CDS encoding class I SAM-dependent methyltransferase, coding for MIPNRLLEHYEDKYAAEEVAPAPPAYPLDVRRPRHRAGNAVANLARLLPPGADVLELAAGNGQIGESLRAGGVPFGSYTLSEISPPRLAGLRRAFTDPRFEVAYADAERPSEKLSGKYDAVVMLALIEHLIDPMGAMRDIASLLKPGGFVYVDTPNIAKWTRRLRLAGGRFPSTASVDEGLTRGDGVPADLHDEGHLHYFTYRSLSLMLTERCGYASTEFHPYYEAPRYFGDRLGTALSRWRPGFFAEISMVARVKDA
- a CDS encoding (Fe-S)-binding protein, whose amino-acid sequence is MQLAAIIVSMVLIVVGVALFARAIAQIYRFVRLGQNVPAGTRTDEPVQRTVTVAREFLGHTRMNRWGIVGVAHWFVAVGFFSLLLTIVNATGQLFKADWELPIIGSWAPYNMFVEFIGTMTVLGILTLIVIRQLNRPGGAGRKSRFAGSNTGQAYFVETVILIVGVCIFTLHALEGALHHVDGYEASFFISYPFVSWFSGMDLSTLQNLVYFFAGLKIATSFIWMITVALKTDMGVAWHRFLAFPNIWFKRNADGGTSLGALLPMTSGGKEIDFEDPGEDDVFGVSQVEQFSWKGILDFSTCTECGRCQSQCPAWNTGKPLSPKLLIMSLRDHAHAKAPYLLAGGGKSMEGEEKASAEQLADVPAAALAEAERPLIGTLEENGVIDPDVLWSCTTCGACVEQCPVDIEHVDHIVDMRRYQVMIESSFPSEAGTMLKNLEKKGNPWGLAKKQRLEWTKEVDFEIPVVGKDIEDLTEVEYLYWVGCAGALEDRAKKTTKAFAELLHMAGVKFAIMGGDEKCTGDSARRLGNEPLFQELGMENVATLNAAFGEDDEDEATKKPKSAKKIVATCPHCLNTLGNEYPQLGGDYEVIHHTQLLQHLIDEGKLIPVTPVEGLITYHDPCYLGRHNKIYTPPRQIMDAVPGLRQQEMHRHKERGFCCGAGGARMWMEERIGKRINTERVDEALSLNPDIVSTACPFCLVMLTDSVNGKKNDGAAKESLQVVDVAQLLLDSVKTPVDPAGSEESEDAPEPEPVK